One Streptomyces sp. NBC_00554 DNA segment encodes these proteins:
- a CDS encoding putative leader peptide, which yields MRIPADHPCALVALVERRHVDLCRQSSAICR from the coding sequence ATGAGGATTCCCGCTGATCACCCGTGCGCGCTCGTCGCGCTCGTGGAGCGGCGTCACGTCGATCTGTGCCGGCAGTCCAGCGCCATCTGTCGCTGA